A part of Streptomyces sp. NBC_01210 genomic DNA contains:
- a CDS encoding APC family permease, translating to MRSSSGRGLQPNVLNTFDTIVMAVAGSAPAYSIAATTAVLVASVGLAGPAALLYCAIPMLGIVLAFRRLGRIDINAGASYSWVGRTLHPFLGFLSGWALVVSATIFMVAGSLPAGAMTLALFDPSLAENTVLATAVGAAWFLAMLLVVLGGARLTVRAQLLMSGVELAILLLFILAALLHNGTAAAFDWSWLGFSHFDGASGFASGALIATFYYWGWDVTSNLSEETRNSRRTAGLAALVGVGVVFLLFEAYTVAVNVTLTAEDIRAGGSNVLGALGEAIWPGVGGKLLVVAVLLSTVATLETTLIQVTRSLFAMGRDRSMPAALGTVHHRWNTPWVAIAVVGAVALAMFVASTALGSVGDVLAAAVAAIGLQIAFYYGLAGIAAVVAYRRTLLTSVRDFVLGGAWPLLGALFMLWIFFESLGELSAASTGIGLGGLATGLVPMIVYWRQGSAYYRPARLDAALAMETRESYANSASRHPDYADKSLATDF from the coding sequence ATGCGCAGCAGCTCCGGCAGAGGGCTTCAGCCCAACGTCCTCAACACGTTCGACACCATCGTGATGGCCGTCGCGGGCAGCGCTCCCGCCTACTCGATCGCCGCCACCACCGCCGTACTCGTCGCCTCCGTCGGTCTCGCCGGACCGGCCGCGCTGTTGTACTGCGCCATACCGATGCTCGGCATCGTCCTGGCCTTCCGCAGGCTCGGCCGGATCGACATCAACGCCGGCGCCAGCTACTCCTGGGTGGGCCGCACCCTCCACCCGTTCCTCGGGTTTCTGTCCGGCTGGGCGCTGGTCGTCTCCGCGACGATATTCATGGTGGCCGGTTCGCTGCCGGCCGGCGCGATGACGCTCGCGCTCTTCGATCCGTCCCTCGCCGAGAACACCGTCCTCGCGACGGCCGTCGGCGCGGCCTGGTTCCTGGCGATGCTGCTGGTCGTCCTGGGCGGCGCGCGGCTGACCGTACGCGCGCAGCTGCTGATGTCCGGCGTCGAACTGGCGATCCTGCTGCTCTTCATCCTCGCCGCGCTGCTGCACAACGGGACCGCGGCCGCCTTCGACTGGTCCTGGCTCGGCTTCTCGCACTTCGACGGAGCCTCCGGCTTCGCGTCGGGCGCGCTGATCGCGACCTTCTACTACTGGGGCTGGGACGTCACCAGCAACCTCAGCGAGGAGACCCGCAACAGCCGCCGTACGGCCGGACTCGCGGCGCTTGTCGGAGTCGGCGTCGTCTTCCTCCTCTTCGAGGCGTACACGGTCGCGGTGAACGTGACCCTGACCGCCGAGGACATCCGGGCCGGCGGCTCCAATGTGCTGGGCGCGCTCGGCGAGGCGATCTGGCCGGGCGTCGGCGGGAAACTGCTGGTCGTGGCGGTGCTGTTGTCCACAGTCGCCACGCTCGAGACCACTCTGATCCAGGTCACGCGCTCGCTGTTCGCGATGGGCAGGGACCGTTCCATGCCGGCCGCGCTCGGCACGGTGCACCACCGTTGGAACACTCCGTGGGTGGCGATCGCCGTCGTCGGAGCGGTGGCGCTCGCGATGTTCGTGGCCTCCACCGCGCTCGGCTCGGTCGGCGATGTGCTGGCCGCTGCCGTCGCCGCGATCGGCCTGCAAATCGCGTTCTACTACGGCCTTGCGGGAATCGCGGCCGTCGTCGCGTACCGCAGAACACTCCTGACGTCGGTACGGGACTTCGTCCTCGGCGGCGCCTGGCCGCTGCTCGGCGCGCTCTTCATGCTCTGGATCTTCTTCGAGTCGCTCGGCGAGCTGAGCGCGGCGTCGACAGGGATCGGCCTCGGTGGTCTCGCCACCGGTCTGGTGCCGATGATCGTGTACTGGCGGCAGGGCAGTGCGTACTACCGTCCCGCCCGGCTGGACGCGGCGCTGGCCATGGAGACACGGGAGAGTTACGCCAACTCCGCCTCCCGGCACCCCGACTACGCCGACAAGTCGCTGGCCACGGACTTCTGA